In Bacilli bacterium, the following are encoded in one genomic region:
- a CDS encoding glycoside hydrolase family 88 protein produces the protein MEVTAALQQALAKVRWMSDHLTQFPHITKNGEWLTNENGHWTGGFWIGLMWISSFYGEQPEVVRDRALTWAKRLQQRTSDNKTHDMGFLFGPSCVMGYRLIGDIKLKEMALSGARNMTDLYEPKVGLILAWDEPGYEGNAIVDTIMNVPLLVWAAEQLHNDEYRRIACRVADRIMQEHVRQDASIYHMVKWDTTSFAVVERTTHQGFAADTCWSRGQAWALYGFANLYRYTNERRYLDTSVRLAEYFWEHLDTDTRLPRWDFVFQDQPDQPIDASAASIAASGMLLLGEQLAKAGKQTEAEIWMMRGEEIVRSLADRCLYAAMEQYGIIEKATVDKPRNSGVQESTMYGDYYFVEALFRIVNRGNPDLLGHLY, from the coding sequence ATGGAAGTTACTGCAGCGTTGCAACAAGCGTTGGCGAAAGTGCGATGGATGTCCGACCATTTGACGCAGTTTCCCCACATTACCAAAAACGGCGAATGGCTGACCAACGAGAACGGGCATTGGACAGGCGGATTTTGGATCGGGCTGATGTGGATTTCCTCATTTTATGGCGAACAACCGGAGGTCGTGCGGGACCGCGCGTTAACTTGGGCAAAACGGTTGCAGCAGCGGACAAGCGATAATAAAACCCATGATATGGGTTTTTTATTCGGTCCCAGTTGTGTAATGGGCTACAGGCTGATCGGAGATATTAAATTAAAAGAAATGGCCTTGAGCGGCGCCCGCAACATGACGGATTTATATGAACCAAAGGTCGGTTTGATTTTGGCCTGGGATGAACCGGGATATGAAGGCAATGCGATTGTCGATACGATCATGAATGTGCCGCTGCTGGTCTGGGCTGCCGAGCAGTTGCATAATGATGAATACAGGCGGATAGCCTGTCGGGTGGCCGACAGGATTATGCAGGAGCATGTTCGCCAGGACGCTTCCATTTACCATATGGTGAAATGGGATACGACCTCGTTTGCCGTTGTCGAGCGCACGACGCATCAAGGGTTTGCGGCGGATACATGCTGGTCGCGCGGACAGGCATGGGCCTTGTACGGCTTTGCCAACCTGTACCGCTACACGAATGAACGGCGTTATTTGGATACATCCGTTCGTTTGGCCGAATATTTCTGGGAGCATCTTGATACCGACACCCGTCTTCCGCGATGGGATTTCGTATTTCAGGATCAACCGGATCAGCCGATTGACGCCTCCGCCGCCTCCATTGCCGCATCCGGCATGCTGTTGCTTGGCGAACAGCTGGCAAAAGCGGGCAAACAAACGGAAGCCGAAATCTGGATGATGCGCGGCGAAGAGATCGTCCGGTCATTGGCCGACCGGTGTTTGTACGCGGCGATGGAGCAATACGGGATTATTGAAAAGGCTACTGTGGACAAACCCAGAAATTCCGGCGTGCAGGAAAGCACCATGTACGGGGATTATTATTTTGTCGAGGCGCTGTTCCGCATTGTGAACCGCGGGAACCCGGATTTGTTGGGCCATTTATATTAA